The following is a genomic window from Mycobacteriales bacterium.
GGCTCGGCACGAAGGGTCCTCCTTGCTCTCAGGCGCGCTGGTGGCCGCGCGCTGACGGTCCGCTCCCAACTCCTACGATGCGGACCATGACGTCCGTCGCGTCGCCGCCACCCGCCTCCTCTCCGGGTCCCGAGGGACTCCGACTCTCAGCCTTTCGCGCTCTGCGCTTCAGCAGTTCCGATCCGGCGCCTCTGTTGTCCCCGCCGTACGACGTCGTCGACGAGGACGAGCGCCGCGAGCTGGAAGCCGCCGACCCGCACAACGTCGTCCGACTCATCCTTCCACGCGACGACGGGGGTGAACCGCGCAGCGCCTACAGCGTCGCCGCGTCGCTTCTGCAGGCATGGCGCTCCGACGGCGTGCTGGTCCCGGACGACACCCCCGCCCTCTACGTGTACGAGATGGAGGAGGGTTCCGCGCGGACCCGCGGCCTGGTCGGTGCCGTCGGCCTGACCCCGCCCGAGGCCGGCATCGTGCTGCCGCACGAGAACACCATGGCCGGGCCGGTCGCGGACCGGCTGGCGCTGACCGAGGCGACCCAGGCCAACCTCGAGCCGATCTACCTCGTCTACTCCGGCGGCGGCGCCGCGTCCCAGGCCGTCGCCGCCGTCTCCGACACCGAGCCGCTGGTCACGACCGTCTCCGGCGGCGTGACCCACCGGATCTGGGCCATCACCGACCCCGCGGTCCTGCACGCCATCGAGTCGGACCTGCTGTCGCGACGGGCGGTCATCGCCGACGGCCACCACCGGTACGCGACCTACCTGCGGCACCAGGCCGACCGGCACGCCGCCGGCGACGGTGCCGGGCCCTGGGACCGGGGGCTGGCGCTGCTGGTGGACGCGAGCACGTACGGGCCGCAGGTGCACGCCATCCACCGCTACGTCCCCGGGCTGGCGCTGGACAACGCGGTCTCCCAGGCCGCGGCCGGGTTCTCGGTCCGCGACGTGCCGGCCGACTCGGCGGTAGCCGAGCTGACCGAGGCCGGCAAGGGCGCGGCGTTCCTGCTCACCGACGGGTCACGCTGG
Proteins encoded in this region:
- a CDS encoding DUF1015 domain-containing protein; the protein is MTSVASPPPASSPGPEGLRLSAFRALRFSSSDPAPLLSPPYDVVDEDERRELEAADPHNVVRLILPRDDGGEPRSAYSVAASLLQAWRSDGVLVPDDTPALYVYEMEEGSARTRGLVGAVGLTPPEAGIVLPHENTMAGPVADRLALTEATQANLEPIYLVYSGGGAASQAVAAVSDTEPLVTTVSGGVTHRIWAITDPAVLHAIESDLLSRRAVIADGHHRYATYLRHQADRHAAGDGAGPWDRGLALLVDASTYGPQVHAIHRYVPGLALDNAVSQAAAGFSVRDVPADSAVAELTEAGKGAAFLLTDGSRWVLLTDPEPAQVDVALPAERSAAWRALDVTIAHRLLIDRLWGLQDTEDVVGFEHDVPAAVAAAQRTGGTALLLNPTPVEAVAAVAEAGERMPRKSTLFTPKPRTGLLIRAYSDEPDFPS